In Campylobacter porcelli, the sequence AAATATAGTTAATTTATAAACAATTCATTGAATTTTTATTTAAAACTTATAAATTTATTAAATAAATTCAGATAATTTGTTTCGATTATTTTGATATAAATTTATGGTAAAATCATATTTTGAGCTATTTAATATTAATATAACTGATAATTTATATAAAAATAAATTTATAATTAACCTAGTTTTTAAGTTTTTATAATATAATTACTAATCTTAAGTTAAGTAAAATAATTAAACCAAAATAAGTCTTTAAATTTCTATCTCTTGTAGTAAAATTTAAGCTTAGAAAGGAAATATAGATGAATAAAATTATGAAGACCATGGATGGCAATGAAGCAGCAGCATATGCATCATATGCTTTTACTGAGGTTGCTGGAATATACCCCATAACTCCTAGCTCTCCTATGGCAGACCATGTGGATATATGGGCTAGTGAGGGTAAGAAAAATCTCTTTGGTATGCCTGTTAAAGTAGTAGAGATGCAAAGCGAAGCAGGAGCAGCTGGAACGGTGCATGGAAGCCTTCAAGCTGGAGCATTGACTACTACATTTACAGCCGCTCAAGGGCTATTGCTTAAAATTCCAAATATGTATAAAATCGCAGGTCAAATGCTACCAGGAGTAATCCATGTTGCGGCTCGCTCTATTGCTGCTCAAGCTCTATCTATATTTGGCGATCATCAAGATATATATGCTTGTAGGCAGACTGGTTTTGCTATGCTTGCAACTGGCTCAGTCCAAGAAGTAATGGATTTAGCTGGAGTAGCTCACCTTAGTGCTATTAAGGGTAGAGTGCCATTTATGCACTTCTTTGATGGGTTTAGAACTAGCCATGAAATTCAAAAAATCGAAGTGATGGATTATAGTGTATTTGATAGATTGCTTGATAAAGAGGCGGTTGAAGAGTTTAGACGCACTTCTATGAATCCAGAAAATCCAAAGATTAGAGGAACAGCCCAAAATGATGATATATACTTCCAAACTAGAGAGCTAACAAATAAATTTTATGACGCAATCCCTGATATCGTGGCGTATTATATGGATGAAATATCTAAGGTTACAGGTAGGAAATACGCCCCATTTGTATATTATGGTGCCAAAGATGCCACTAGAGTTATCGTAGCAATGGGTTCAGTAACGCAAACTCTTGAAGAAGTGGTGGATTATCTAAATTCAAAAGGCGAAAAAGTAGGCGTGCTAAAAGTCCATCTATATAGACCATTTAGTATTAAGCATATGTTTGATGTAATGCCTACTTCAGTAGAAAAAATAGCAGTATTAGACCGCACTAAAGAGCCAGGCAGTTTAGGTGAGCCACTATATCTAGATATCAAAGCTGCATATTATGGCAAAGAAAATACCCCAATCATCGTAGGTGGAAGGTATGGCTTAAGCTCAAAAGATGTCGATCCAGCTCAAATGTTAGCAGTTTATGAAAATTTAAATTCACCTACTCCAAAAGATGGATTTACAATAGGGATAATAGATGATGTTTCATTTACTTCATTACCAGTAGGGGATAAAATTTCACTAAGTGATAAAGATTGTATAGAGTGCTTATTTTATGGGCTTGGAGCAGATGGAACAGTAGGAGCAAATAAAAACTCAATTAAAATTATAGGGGACAAAACAGATTTATACGCTCAAGCATATTTTGCTTATGATAGTAAAAAATCAGGTGGATATACTAGAAGCCATTTAAGATTTGGCAAAAACCCTATCCGCTCTACATATTTAGTATCAAATCCGCATTTTATAGCATGTTCGGTGGCGGCATATTTGGATATTTATGATGTGGTAGATGGGTTAAGAGATGGGGGGACATTTTTATTAAATTCCATCTGGGACGCTAAAAAAACGATAGAGAAAATCCCAAATAGAGTAAAACGCATTCTAGCACAAAAAAACGCAAATTTCTATATCCTAAATGCTACCAAATTAGCTTATGAAATAGGTCTAGGAAATCGCACAAATACAATTATGCAATCGGCATTTTTCAAGCTTTCAGGCATTATAGACTATGAAGAAGCTCAAAAATATATGAAAGAGTATGCTTACAAAACCTATCATAAAAAGGGCGATAAAATTGTAGAGATGAACTATAGAGCCATTGATGAGGGTGCTAGTGAGCTTGTAAAAATCGATATTGATCCAAGCTGGGTAAATTTAAGCGATGATGTAAAAGAGGATAAATACAAAGGTAGCGATTTTGTAGAAAATATCGTTAAGCCTATGAACGCAGCTCGTGGGGATTATTTACCGGTTTCAGCCTTTGTGGGGTATGAAGATGGCTCTTTTGAATCTGGCACAACAGAATTTGAAAAGCGAGGCGTAGGGGTAATGGTGCCAAAATGGATAGAGGAGAATTGTATCCAGTGTAATCAATGTGCCTTTGTATGTCCTCACGCTGTTATTAGACCATTTTTAATAGATGAAAATGAGATGGCAAATGCCCCACAAGGCGTAAAAGATAGAGCAATTGACGCTAAAGGCAAGGAGCTAACTGGATTAAAATATAAAATTCAAGTAAGCCCACTAGATTGTACAGGCTGTGAGCTGTGTGCTCATGAGTGCCCAAGCAAAGAGAAATCCCTAGTAATGGTGCCACTAAATGGCGAGATAGAAAAGGGCGAGCAAGAAAATGCTGATTATCTATTTAAAAAAGTAGTATATAAAGATGATTTGATGAATAAGCAAAGTGTCAAAGGCTCAGGCTTTGCTCAACCTTTATTTGAATTCCATGGAGCATGTCCTGGATGCGGTGAAACTCCATATATCACCCTAATTACAAGACTGTTTGGAGAGCAATTAATGGTAGCTAATGCTACTGGATGTAGCTCTATTTATGGTGGATCAGCCCCGTCGGCTCCATATAGAAAATCTAATAAAACTGGCAACGGCGTAGCATGGGCGAATTCGCTTTTTGAAGATAATGCTGAGTTTGGTATGGGTATGGAGATAGCTATGCAAACTATCCGCAATAGAGTAGAGAGCATTATGCTAAATACCAAAGACAAAGCACCAAACGCTATTGCTGCTTTATATAATGACTGGCTAGCTAATAAAAATGATAGGATCGTCACTCAAAGCATTAGAGATACCTTAGTCCCACTTCTTGAAGCAAATTCAAATTTTGAAGGGGCAAAAGAGCTTTTAAGCCTAAAGCAATACATAGCAAAAAAATCACAATGGATTATAGGTGGCGATGGCTGGGCTTATGATATTGGATATGGTGGGCTAGATCATGTATTAGCAAGTGGAGAAAATGTCAATGTCTTAGTGCTTGATACAGAGGTGTATTCAAACACAGGCGGTCAAAGCTCAAAATCTAGCCGAAGTGGCTCAGTAGCACAATTTAGCGCTAGTGGCAAGGCAGTCCAAAAGAAAGATTTGGGTCAAATTTCTATGACTTATGGTAATATTTTTGTAGCTCAAATCAATCTAAATGCTAGTCAAGCAAATGTTATAAAAGCCATCACCGCAGCCGAAGCATATGATGGCCCAAGCCTTATTATAGCTTACTCTCCATGTATCGCTCACGGCATTAAAGGTGGCCTTACTATGTCAGGAGAGCAAGCTGAGTTAGCCACAGCTTGTGGATACTGGCCGACATATGTATATGATCCAAGCCTAGTTTCGCAAGGTAAAAATCCGCTTAAAATTACCTCAAAAGAGCCTAACTGGGATAGATATGAGGAGTTTTTATTAAATGAAGTTCGCTATAACTCGCTTAAAAAAATAAATCCTAGTCACGCTGATGAGCTATTTGCTCAAAATTTAAGCGACGCTAAGCGACGCTATAGACAATTAAAACGCCTAGCCGCAGCTGATTATAGTGATGAGTTAAATTAAATTTAACTTTTTTGACTGATTATTTACCAAATCAGTTATATAATTTTGCTATTAACTGATTTGTTTTGCTCCTTCATCGCCACGGAATTCCGTGGCTTATCACTTTTAATAGCTTCCATAAATCCATATTTTTTATTTTAAATTAAATTAAATTTAATTAATATTACAGATTTAAAATCAAATTTAAGTAAAACAATGAGATACAATAAATTTATAATTCGCCATCTAGGCATCTACTATATGCTAATTGCCTCTATGCTCTTTGCTGGGACTGGGGCATTATCGAAGATTTTAAGCAGTGAGCTTAGCTCCATTGAGATTGTCTTTTTCCGTAATATCATCGGGCTATTTCTTATTATTTTTATGATTTATCAAAAGCCACTTCATCAATCTGGTGGCAAATTTTGGCTACTTGCGTTTCGTGGGATTATAGGGACAATTGGGTTATATGCGTTTTTTTATAATATCGCTCATATAGACCTTGCGACAGCTTTTACATTTTCTAAGACTAGTCCGATTTTTACTGCTTTATTTGCGGCTTTTATATTTAAAGAGAGGCTTAATTATCTTAGTTGGTTTGCGATTTTTATTGGGTTTGTTGGAATTTTGTTTGTAATCGAGCCAACACTTGGAATTAACAAAGATGAGTATATAGGTTTGCTTAGTGGGATTGGTGCGGCGATGGCATATACGAGCATTAGAGGACTTAGAAAGCACTATGATACTAGGGCAATTGTCTTATCATTTATGCTATGTGGGAGTGCCATTCCGCTACTATCAATGATTATTGGGAGCTTTTATTATAAGCCAAATTTGGATTTTTTGATTAGTCCATTTGTAATGCCTAGCTTAAATGGCTGGGGGCTAGTGATTGTGATGGGATTGCTTGCGACTGGGTTTCAAATCTATCTTACCAAAGCCTACGCCGCAAGCAAAAAAGCTGGTGTAGTAGCAGCTGTGGGATATAGCGATGTGGTTTTTAGTATGATTTTTGGGTTGATTTTAGGCGATCCTTTGCCGAGCTCTTTAGCGTTTTTGGGTATTATAATGATTATTGGGGCTGGAGTTTTGGTCGCGTTGAGTTTTTAGTCGAATTTAATGAGTTTTTATATACAATTAAATTTATTTTGAAGGGATAAAGGTATGAGAAAACTTTTATTTTGTATAATGGTTCTTTTTGGTAGGAGTGAGTATGGCACAGGTAAAGCCAAAGGTGGCGATTTTAGCTATAGGTGGCACGATAGCAGGAAGTGCTAATAGTGAATTAGCTACTACAGGCTATAAGGCTGGAGTTTTGGGTATTGATGTGTTAGTAAAAGCCGTGCCTGAGTTAAAAAATTTGGCTGATATTACAGGTGAACAAATCGCCAATATTGATAGCTCAAATATGACAAATGAAATTTGGCTTAAACTCGCTAAGCGTTGTAATGAGCTTTTAAGCAAGGTTGATGGCATAGTCATTACGCATGGCACAGATACTATGGAAGAAACGGCGTTTTTCTTAAGCCTTGTGCTAAAAAGCGATAAACCAGTAGTGCTAGTGGGGGCTATGCGACCTGCTACTGCGATGAGTGCTGATGGTCCTAAAAATCTCTACAACGCCGTAGCATTAGCGGCAAATCCAAGCGCTAAAGGCAAAGGCGTTATGGTAGCAATGAATGATAAAATTTTAAGTGCTAGAGGCGTGGTTAAAACACATACTTTAAATTTAGACGCTTTCTCATCGCCTGATTTTGGTGATTTGGGTTATATCGTAGATGGTAAGGCGTTTTTTTATAATAACGCTACAAAAGCACACACTAAAGATACTCCATTTGATATAAGCAAAATCACAAATTTGCCAAAAGTAGATATACTTTATAGTTATTCAAATGACGGCAACGCCGTAGCAGCAAAGGCTCTATTTGCTAATGGCACTAAGGGTATAGTAGTGGCTGGAAGTGGCGCTGGAAGCATACACGAAGATCAAAAAAACGCCCTAAAAGAGCTTATGAAGCAAGGACTTAAGGTAGTTGTAAGCTCACGAGTTGTAAGTGGTCGTGTAGCCATAAGCGATAGGGATAAAGAGCTTGGTTTTATCAGTGCTGAGGATTTAAATCCGCAAAAAGCTAGAGTTTTATTTATGTTAGCACTAACTAAAACTAATAATACTCAAGAAATTCAAGATTATTTCTTAAAATATTAAATAGGTTTAGCAATATTTAGCTATAATTTGCCAATTAAAATTAAATTTAAGGTGTAAAGATGATATTAATAGCGGGGCCTTGTGTTATTGAGAGTAGGGATTTGGTTTTTAAAGTTGCTGAGAAATTAGCAGAAATAGCAAATTTAGATTGGATAGATTTTTATTTTAAATCCAGTTTTGATAAGGCTAATCGCACAAGTATTAGTAGCTTTAGGGGGCCAGGACTTGAAAATGGGCTAAAAATTTTAGATGAGGTCAAAAGAGAGTTTGGCTTTAAAATTTTAACTGACATTCACGAAAGCTATCAAGCCAAGCCCGCAGCACAAGTAGCAGATGCATTACAAATACCAGCGTTTTTATGTCGCCAGACAGATTTGCTTGTAGCAGCAGCTAAAACCAAAGCTATGGTAAATATCAAAAAGGGGCAATTTCTAAGCCCAGATGCGATGAAGCATAGCGTAAAAAAGGTCTTAGAAACAAGGGGAATAAGCGAATTTGGCTATGAAATAGCTAGAGAAAATGGGGTATTTTTATGCGAGAGAGGCTCCACTTTTGGCTATGGAAATTTAGTAGTGGATATGAGAAGTTTGCCTATTATGAGGGAGTTTGCTCCTGTTGTTTTTGATGCGACTCATAGCGTTCAAATGCCAAGTGCGAATGGCTCTACAAGCGGTGGCGATAGCAGATTTGTGCCATATCTTGCTAGGGCTGCAGCGGCTGTGGGCGTAGATGGATTTTTCTATGAAACTCATATAAATCCATGCGAAGCTATGTGCGATGGACCAAATATGCTTAGCCTAGATAAACTAAAATTAAATTTAGATGAGATAAAAAGGATTAGGGACGCTTTAAATGAGCAATAAGGGCTTTTTTTGGGTTATTGTTGGGGCTACATTTGAAGCGAGTTGGGCCTATGGATTAAAATACGCTAACGCTCCGCTTGAGTGGATTGCTACGGCTATTTTAGTCTGTTGTAGCTTTTTATCATTTATGCTAAGCTTTAAGTATCTTAGTGTAAGCGTGGCATATACTATGTTTATTGGCTTTGGGACTATATTTATAGTAGGTGCTGAGATTATCACTAACTATTTTAATAATGATAGCATTAGCTTTCTTAGAATTTTATTTATTTTGCTTATTATCATCGGTGTCTTAGGGCTTAAAAGGAGTCAGGCATGATATATAGCATTGCACTATTTGGGGCTGGGGTTTGTGAAGTTTTAGGAGTGATTGTATTAAACCAAATGTCAAGAAGCAAAAGCATTGCTAAGCTCTTAAATTTCATACTCCTAATAGCTACTTTTGGTTGCTCTTTATCCTTACTTGGCTATGCTATGAATGAATTTGCAATGTCTGTAGCGTATGCGGTTTGGACTGGTATCGGTGCTGTTGGTGCTGTGGCTGTGGGGGTGGTCTTTAATGGTGAGAAATTCAATATCCCAAAGGCGGTTTATCTATTTTTAATAATTTTTAGTGTAATAATGTTGAAATTAATTTAAGGAGTTAAGATGAATATAATAGAAGGAAATTTAGCCCTAAAAGGCGATGAAAAAATAGCTATAATCAACGCTAGATTTAACCACATTATCACAGATAGATTGGTTGAAGGGGCTAAAGACGCTTTTTTACGCCATGGTGGCAAAAGTGAGAATTTATCTTTGATTTTGGTGCCTGGGGCATTTGAGATACCAATGGCACTTCAAAGAGCCTTACAAAGTGGCAAATTTGACGCTGTAGTGTGCGTAGGTGCCGTGATCCGTGGCTCCACTCCGCATTTTGATTATGTCAGTGCTGAGACCACAAAAGGCATAGCCAATATAACGCTAAAATATGATAAGCCAGTAACCTTTGGCGTTTTAACCGTGGATAATCTAGAACAAGCCATCGAAAGAGCAGGCTCAAAAGCAGGAAATAAAGGCTTTGAAGCTATGGCTGGAGCTATTGAGTTGCTTAGTTTATATGAGAATTTAAAGGCTTAAAATGGCTACTAGACACCAAGTGAGACAATCTGTAGTAAGCTTACTTTATGCTAAAGAGATGGGTAGCGAGATGGAGCAATTTAGCAATGAATATTTAGAAGAAAAAAAGATTAGAAACGACCAAAAAAACTTTACAATCGCTCTATATAATGGAATTTTAGATAATCTTGATAGCATTGATACCTTGCTTAATAACTATCTTGGCAAGTGGAAGCTAGATCAAATCGGCAGTGTAGAAAGACAAATTCTACGCCTTGGAGCCTATGAGATGAGATATAGTGATATAGATTTAGCCATTGTGATAAATGAAGCTGTAATCTTAGCCAATGAGCTATCTTCTGAGTCTTCAATCAAGCTTATAAATGGCGTTTTAGACGCAATCGCAAAGGAGCTTAAGTGAAGCTTTGTGTAGCACTAGATATGGCTAAAAAGGATGATTGTCTAGCCCTTGCTAGGGAGCTTAAAGGGCTTGATTTGTGGCTTAAAGTTGGGCTTAGAGCTTACCTTAGAGATGGGGCGAAATTCATAGAAGAGCTGAAAAATATTAGCGATTTTAAGATATTTTTAGACCTTAAAATTCACGATATACCAAACACTATGGCCGATGCTTGTGAAGTCATCTCATCGCTTGGCGTAGATATGATAAATATCCACGCAAGTGCTGGAGAAGTAGCGATGAGAGCGGTTATGGATAGGCTAAATTTACTCCCCAAACGACCACTTATACTAGCAGTTTCAGCCTTGACTAGCTTTGATGATAGTGGATTTAAAGCTATTTATAACTCTGATATTAAAAAAAGCGTGATTAATATGTCTCAAATAGCGTATAAATCGGGCTTAGATGGAATGGTATGCTCAGTTTATGAAAGCCTAGCTATTAAAGGAGTCACAAGCGATAACTTCATCACTCTAACGCCTGGAATTCGCCCATTTGGCGAAGCAAACGCAGACCAAAAAAGGGTAGCTGATCTAGCCACAGCCATAGAAAATCACTCCGATTTTATCGTAGTTGGCAGACCTATATACACAGCTACCAATCCCAAAGAGATCGCTCAAAAGATACTAAGCCAAATTTAAGTAGCTTTTAAGTCTATAATTAGTATAATTCCACTTCTTTTTAGGACAGATGGGTGAGCGGCTGAAACCACACCCCTGCTAAGGGTGCAAGTCTTAATCAGGCTTCGAGGGTTCAAATCCCTCTCTGTCCGCCACTGAATTTCAATACATTTTTATCAATCATTTTCTATTTTATTTATTTTTATTGTTATCTTAGTTTTTTGTTATTTTATTTTTACTTCGCAAGTGTTACCATATTTGTTTTATAAAATCTGAGCTTTAGCTCAGCAACATTAGAAGACTTTTTCAAGGGGTTGGGGGTTGTTAAGGGGGAAGGGTAAGGTAGCTCGCTTTTATTTTTCGTAGTGCCGTCAAACGATAGTTAGTATCGTTTGACTATAGCACTACTCATCTGCCAAAAAGCGTCCCCCTTCCCACTTAAAAAGAAAAAGAGTTTCTTTGATATTCCAAATTTTCGCCAAAAACTCCTTCGAGTTTTTTGTTGCGAAAATTTTCTTTAAGGGACAGGGGAAACTATTTTTAACTTCGCAGGTCAGCAGAGCCGACCTTTGCGATAAACTTTAGAAAAGTTTAATCAAACTAAAGTCCCCACGAGTGGGGTACCCCATTTATGGGGACTTTAGTGTTTGCTACTTTAGGCGTGGCTTTGCTACGCCGTTAAAAGTAGGTAAAAATGGGGTTCCCCTATTCCTTAAAATCCCAACCCCTTCCCAGTTTGGCATTTTTATTTTATAAAAAGCTATATCAAAATCCATGGCGTAAGCCACCCATTGAAAGGCTTTTACAAAATTTTCGCCGTAAAACAACCATTTAGGTTATTTTGCTTTTGCGAAAATTTTGAAAAAACCTTTCAAGGTTGTCAAGCTATCGCTTGACTATTTTTTACTTCTTACGGCAATAAATTGCCGTTTGCAAAAATTTGAAGTGTTAAAAATAAAGAATAGCAATAAAAAACTTGCAAGAATTTTTAAAATATCAAAAGCTTTAAACTTAGCAAAATAAGTATAGATTTGATGATTTATACTCTTTGAATTTTTAAATTTTGGTAAATAATCGGTAATAATTCGGCAAGAATTCAGTAAATATTAAGTAAAAACCCATTACAATTTCAAACCTATACTTTAATAAGGAGATAAAATGAAATTAGTTAAACTAAGCTTAGCTGCAATCGTAGCTGCCGGTGCCCTTTCAAGCGTAGCAAGTGCTGCATCACTTGAAGAAGCTGTTAAAAATGTAGATGTATCAGGCTATGCAAGATATAGATTTGATAGCACAAATACTACAACTAACACTACAGGTGCTACAAATAACTACCACAGATTTACATCAGATATTAACTTCAAATCTGCTCTAGATGATAACTTCTTTGGTGTTATCGGCTTTAGATATGATAGCCGTGATGCATCAGGCGAGAGAGTAAATGCTGCTACTCAAGTAGGTACAGTTAATCAAGGCAACAATGCTGATAATTATGGTCAAACATTCAATGTTCGCCAATTCTATGTAGGTTACAAAGCTGGTAACACCACTATCACAGCTGGTCGCCAAGTACTAGGCACATTCTTTACTGATGATATGGTAGGTACTGGTATTAAGCTACTTAATAGTGATATTAGTGGTCTTACTCTAGCTGCTATAGCATTTGATAACCTTCAAAATGATGGCGATATCGGTACAAGAGGATTATTTATCGGCGAAAATGGTTCTAGTGAATTTGTATATGATAGAAACCTATATGGTGTAGCTGCTATTGGCTCATATGATCCAGTTAGCTTCCAGCTATGGTATGCAGCTTTAGATAGCGTAGCTCAACTATATGCTCTTGATGTAACACTAGGAGCTAATATAGCTGATATAGATCTAAGCTTACAAGCTCAATATGCTGGCTCAAGTATGTGGGCAGACAATGCTAGAACAGCCGCAGCAGCTGGTGCTTTACCACTAGATGATGCACAATTTGCAGCTGTAGAAGCTGGTGCTAAAGCTTTTGGCTTTGATGCGAGTGCTGGTTATGTATGGTTTGATACAGATACAAACTCTTTAATCTCATTTGAAGATAAAGGTAGCTTCATAGACGCTGGTGAAGATATACTAGACTACACTTTAATAAATGGCGAAAATAAATACTGGTTCTTAAAAGCTGGTTATACATTTGCTGATAAAGTAAGAGTAGGTGCTGACTATGTATCTGGTAGAGTAACTAGTGGTAATGTATCTGTTGATGAGTATGAAGCAGTAGCTAGAGTAGATTATAAATATAGCAAAAAACTTAACTTCAAAACTTGGTACTCATACATTGATAGAGACAGTGGCGATAAAGGAGATGCTAAGCACCTAAGATTTGAAGCTAGATATAACTTCTAATTTTAATAGGGTTTAATCTCTTTGGGGAGCCTGGCTATTTATGGCTGGGCTCCCTTTTTTTATGCTTTTTTAATTCTTTATTTTTCTTATCTTTGTAATTTTAATTAATTAATGAAATTTAAATTTCCTAAAGTCGAATTTTGATAAAATCTTTAGTAATAAATAGTGTGTTGTAAAGATTGCTTGGGCTTTTTAAGAAGCAAAAAATCGTCAAGTGATAGTTTGAGAACCATAAAAGGTTTTTTCAAAAGTTTAGATATAAAAGAAATTTTTCTTTTTTAAGTAGGAAGGGCAAGGTAGCTTCGCTCTTATTTTTCGTAGTGCCATCAAATGATAAATCTGAGCGTAGCTCAGCAACCTTGAAAGGCTTTTACAAGGGGTTGGGGGTTGTAAAGGGGGAAGGGGTAGCGTCTGCCAAAAAAGCGTTCCCCTTCCCCCTTAAAAAAGAAAATTAATATAGGTTGTTTTATTTTTAAGACTAGGCTTTTAGGATAAAATCAAAAAAGGTTTAATACTCCAAATTTTTGCCAAAAACTCCTTCGAGTTTTTTGTTGCGAAAATTTTGAAAAAACCTTTCAAGGTTGCTGAGCTTTCGCTCAGTTTTTATAAAATAAAAAAGCCAAACTGGGAAGGGGTTGGGATCTTAAGGGATAGGGGAAACTGTTTTGGCTTTCAAATTTTAGTTTCCCCTGTTCCTTAAAGAAAGAATTTAAAAAAAAGTTTGTCGCAAAGACTAGCTTGGCTCTAGCAAAGTTAAAAATATAAAATAAAAAGGTAAAAAATGCAAAATACGCAAAAATGTAAGGTAAGTCTAAGCCTGAAGGTATCAGCAAGCGTTATAGTTGCTTGTTTGGTTGGATTGATTGTTTTTGGTGTGGTGGTGATTTCATTTTTAACTATTCAGAAAGAAGATGGTAGCTTGATGGAGTATCAGACAAATTTACAAAGTGTGAATTCTTTGCTTGATTCATATATAGGAGAGAAACAAGCGATTGTAAATTCTCTTAGAGATAGCAT encodes:
- a CDS encoding DMT family transporter, which encodes MRYNKFIIRHLGIYYMLIASMLFAGTGALSKILSSELSSIEIVFFRNIIGLFLIIFMIYQKPLHQSGGKFWLLAFRGIIGTIGLYAFFYNIAHIDLATAFTFSKTSPIFTALFAAFIFKERLNYLSWFAIFIGFVGILFVIEPTLGINKDEYIGLLSGIGAAMAYTSIRGLRKHYDTRAIVLSFMLCGSAIPLLSMIIGSFYYKPNLDFLISPFVMPSLNGWGLVIVMGLLATGFQIYLTKAYAASKKAGVVAAVGYSDVVFSMIFGLILGDPLPSSLAFLGIIMIIGAGVLVALSF
- a CDS encoding type II asparaginase, with the translated sequence MAQVKPKVAILAIGGTIAGSANSELATTGYKAGVLGIDVLVKAVPELKNLADITGEQIANIDSSNMTNEIWLKLAKRCNELLSKVDGIVITHGTDTMEETAFFLSLVLKSDKPVVLVGAMRPATAMSADGPKNLYNAVALAANPSAKGKGVMVAMNDKILSARGVVKTHTLNLDAFSSPDFGDLGYIVDGKAFFYNNATKAHTKDTPFDISKITNLPKVDILYSYSNDGNAVAAKALFANGTKGIVVAGSGAGSIHEDQKNALKELMKQGLKVVVSSRVVSGRVAISDRDKELGFISAEDLNPQKARVLFMLALTKTNNTQEIQDYFLKY
- the nifJ gene encoding pyruvate:ferredoxin (flavodoxin) oxidoreductase; amino-acid sequence: MNKIMKTMDGNEAAAYASYAFTEVAGIYPITPSSPMADHVDIWASEGKKNLFGMPVKVVEMQSEAGAAGTVHGSLQAGALTTTFTAAQGLLLKIPNMYKIAGQMLPGVIHVAARSIAAQALSIFGDHQDIYACRQTGFAMLATGSVQEVMDLAGVAHLSAIKGRVPFMHFFDGFRTSHEIQKIEVMDYSVFDRLLDKEAVEEFRRTSMNPENPKIRGTAQNDDIYFQTRELTNKFYDAIPDIVAYYMDEISKVTGRKYAPFVYYGAKDATRVIVAMGSVTQTLEEVVDYLNSKGEKVGVLKVHLYRPFSIKHMFDVMPTSVEKIAVLDRTKEPGSLGEPLYLDIKAAYYGKENTPIIVGGRYGLSSKDVDPAQMLAVYENLNSPTPKDGFTIGIIDDVSFTSLPVGDKISLSDKDCIECLFYGLGADGTVGANKNSIKIIGDKTDLYAQAYFAYDSKKSGGYTRSHLRFGKNPIRSTYLVSNPHFIACSVAAYLDIYDVVDGLRDGGTFLLNSIWDAKKTIEKIPNRVKRILAQKNANFYILNATKLAYEIGLGNRTNTIMQSAFFKLSGIIDYEEAQKYMKEYAYKTYHKKGDKIVEMNYRAIDEGASELVKIDIDPSWVNLSDDVKEDKYKGSDFVENIVKPMNAARGDYLPVSAFVGYEDGSFESGTTEFEKRGVGVMVPKWIEENCIQCNQCAFVCPHAVIRPFLIDENEMANAPQGVKDRAIDAKGKELTGLKYKIQVSPLDCTGCELCAHECPSKEKSLVMVPLNGEIEKGEQENADYLFKKVVYKDDLMNKQSVKGSGFAQPLFEFHGACPGCGETPYITLITRLFGEQLMVANATGCSSIYGGSAPSAPYRKSNKTGNGVAWANSLFEDNAEFGMGMEIAMQTIRNRVESIMLNTKDKAPNAIAALYNDWLANKNDRIVTQSIRDTLVPLLEANSNFEGAKELLSLKQYIAKKSQWIIGGDGWAYDIGYGGLDHVLASGENVNVLVLDTEVYSNTGGQSSKSSRSGSVAQFSASGKAVQKKDLGQISMTYGNIFVAQINLNASQANVIKAITAAEAYDGPSLIIAYSPCIAHGIKGGLTMSGEQAELATACGYWPTYVYDPSLVSQGKNPLKITSKEPNWDRYEEFLLNEVRYNSLKKINPSHADELFAQNLSDAKRRYRQLKRLAAADYSDELN
- the kdsA gene encoding 3-deoxy-8-phosphooctulonate synthase; protein product: MILIAGPCVIESRDLVFKVAEKLAEIANLDWIDFYFKSSFDKANRTSISSFRGPGLENGLKILDEVKREFGFKILTDIHESYQAKPAAQVADALQIPAFLCRQTDLLVAAAKTKAMVNIKKGQFLSPDAMKHSVKKVLETRGISEFGYEIARENGVFLCERGSTFGYGNLVVDMRSLPIMREFAPVVFDATHSVQMPSANGSTSGGDSRFVPYLARAAAAVGVDGFFYETHINPCEAMCDGPNMLSLDKLKLNLDEIKRIRDALNEQ
- the nusB gene encoding transcription antitermination factor NusB, whose product is MATRHQVRQSVVSLLYAKEMGSEMEQFSNEYLEEKKIRNDQKNFTIALYNGILDNLDSIDTLLNNYLGKWKLDQIGSVERQILRLGAYEMRYSDIDLAIVINEAVILANELSSESSIKLINGVLDAIAKELK
- a CDS encoding SMR family transporter, with product MSNKGFFWVIVGATFEASWAYGLKYANAPLEWIATAILVCCSFLSFMLSFKYLSVSVAYTMFIGFGTIFIVGAEIITNYFNNDSISFLRILFILLIIIGVLGLKRSQA
- the pyrF gene encoding orotidine-5'-phosphate decarboxylase, translating into MKLCVALDMAKKDDCLALARELKGLDLWLKVGLRAYLRDGAKFIEELKNISDFKIFLDLKIHDIPNTMADACEVISSLGVDMINIHASAGEVAMRAVMDRLNLLPKRPLILAVSALTSFDDSGFKAIYNSDIKKSVINMSQIAYKSGLDGMVCSVYESLAIKGVTSDNFITLTPGIRPFGEANADQKRVADLATAIENHSDFIVVGRPIYTATNPKEIAQKILSQI
- a CDS encoding DMT family transporter, with amino-acid sequence MIYSIALFGAGVCEVLGVIVLNQMSRSKSIAKLLNFILLIATFGCSLSLLGYAMNEFAMSVAYAVWTGIGAVGAVAVGVVFNGEKFNIPKAVYLFLIIFSVIMLKLI
- the ribH gene encoding 6,7-dimethyl-8-ribityllumazine synthase: MNIIEGNLALKGDEKIAIINARFNHIITDRLVEGAKDAFLRHGGKSENLSLILVPGAFEIPMALQRALQSGKFDAVVCVGAVIRGSTPHFDYVSAETTKGIANITLKYDKPVTFGVLTVDNLEQAIERAGSKAGNKGFEAMAGAIELLSLYENLKA